The proteins below are encoded in one region of Limnochorda pilosa:
- a CDS encoding sigma-70 family RNA polymerase sigma factor — MPAVAEESYVPREMVPPGERVAAPQLEPRIRRSAEETRVGDDLLQTYLTDMGQVALLSPEEEVALAQAAEGGDARARRRLIEANLRLVVSIAKRYAHRGVPLLDLIQEGNLGLMRAVEKFDWRRGNRFSTYATWWISQRIKRAVLDQSSGIRLPVNKFEIVRQILSQRERYLREEGREPTDLELAEALGVDVEQIRQVRQATYEPLSLENPITDDGFSLGDVIEDEQASNPDEQVPQDSLHSELRELLEVLNEKELQVLRRRFGLDGGQPRTLAEVGREIEVSKERVRQIQAQALRKLRRQGLAHQLEAYLS, encoded by the coding sequence ATGCCAGCCGTTGCGGAGGAATCCTACGTCCCGAGGGAGATGGTCCCGCCCGGGGAGCGCGTGGCGGCACCGCAGCTGGAGCCTCGGATCCGCCGGTCCGCCGAGGAGACCCGGGTGGGGGACGACCTCCTCCAGACGTATCTGACCGACATGGGCCAGGTGGCGCTCCTCTCCCCGGAGGAAGAGGTGGCGTTGGCCCAGGCGGCCGAGGGGGGCGACGCGCGCGCCCGCCGGCGCCTGATCGAGGCGAACCTCCGGCTGGTGGTGAGCATCGCCAAGCGATACGCGCACCGGGGGGTCCCCCTGCTCGACCTGATCCAGGAGGGGAACCTGGGCCTCATGCGGGCGGTGGAGAAGTTCGACTGGCGGCGAGGCAACCGCTTCAGCACCTACGCGACCTGGTGGATCAGCCAGCGGATCAAGCGGGCGGTGCTCGACCAGTCCTCGGGCATCCGGCTGCCCGTCAACAAGTTCGAGATTGTCCGCCAGATCCTCTCCCAGCGGGAGCGGTACCTGCGCGAGGAGGGCCGCGAGCCGACGGACCTGGAGCTGGCCGAGGCCCTGGGGGTGGACGTCGAGCAGATCCGCCAGGTCCGCCAGGCCACCTACGAGCCCCTTTCGCTCGAGAACCCTATCACCGACGACGGTTTCAGCCTGGGCGACGTCATCGAGGACGAGCAGGCGAGCAACCCCGACGAGCAGGTCCCCCAGGACAGCCTCCACTCAGAGCTGCGAGAGCTCCTCGAGGTGCTGAACGAGAAGGAGCTGCAGGTCCTTCGGCGCCGCTTCGGCCTCGACGGCGGTCAACCCCGCACCCTGGCCGAGGTGGGGCGCGAGATCGAGGTCTCCAAGGAGCGGGTGCGCCAGATCCAGGCCCAGGCCCTGCGCAAGCTGCGCCGGCAAGGGCTGGCCCACCAGCTCGAAGCCTATCTTTCCTGA
- a CDS encoding valine--tRNA ligase yields MGMAEMPHRYDPKAAEDRWTRRWEELRAFHAEAEGPERPRFSMVIPPPNVTGALHVGHALDNTLQDIFARWHRMRGDETLWVPGTDHAGIATQVRVEEELAKEGTNRRELGREAFVERVWAWKEHYGGRILEQLKRLGASCDWERERFTMDPGCSRAVRRVFVHLYRKGLIYQGDYIVHWCPRCQTTLSDIEVEHEEEQGHLWTLRYPAADGEGEIQVATTRPETMLGDTGVAVHPGDERYRAWLARTVRLPLMDREIPVVADEAVDPSFGTGAVKVTPAHDPTDFEIGRRHGLPRVQVIGRDARMSPEAGRFQGLSRDEARQAVLEALREGGYLVEEKAIRHAPGRCYRCGTVVEPLVSRQWFVRMRPLAEPAIRAVEEGRVRFVPDHFTRMYLSWMENVRDWCISRQLWWGHRIPVWTCRACGESSASEEDLERCPRCGSDRLEQDPDVLDTWFSSALWPFETLGWPEETPELRRFYPTSLLVTGYEIIFFWVARMIVMGLEFTGRPPFPTVLIHGIVRDSLGRKMSKSLGNGVDPLDVIDRYGADALRLSLVQGVGPGNDFRFRTDRVEAARNFANKVWNASRFAIMNLADADPATLLGTGGTPDQADPAALRARLPLARTDRWILARYQWAASEVHRHLERLDPGEAAQVLYDFIWGDLCDAYIELVKPRLYRKEDADEASPPGASPGDERDGAGTSPAPSGRNRWDDRAAAQATLFTVLDGSLRLLHPFMPFLTEEIWQRLPVHGETLSRASWPEPRGLEDPEAEEQVGRALEVIRAIRNLRAERGVEPARRIRAVLRAEPPVRKALADLRAEIASLARLERLDLTGPDQAPLGPGPHATPGDGQALTAVASGVEVFLPLADLVDVGAERRRLEKELAEARAAVERSRAILDRPGFREKAPQRVVQQEEGRLAEAAEREAKLLQQIGELERVEGRR; encoded by the coding sequence ATGGGCATGGCAGAGATGCCGCACCGGTACGATCCGAAGGCCGCCGAAGACCGCTGGACCCGGCGCTGGGAGGAGCTGCGGGCCTTCCACGCGGAGGCGGAGGGCCCCGAGAGGCCGCGCTTCTCCATGGTGATCCCTCCCCCCAACGTCACCGGCGCCCTCCACGTGGGTCACGCGCTGGACAACACCCTGCAGGACATCTTTGCCCGCTGGCACCGGATGCGGGGCGACGAGACCCTGTGGGTCCCCGGAACCGACCACGCCGGTATCGCCACCCAGGTGCGGGTGGAGGAGGAGCTGGCCAAGGAAGGGACCAACCGCCGCGAGCTGGGGCGGGAGGCCTTCGTGGAGCGGGTGTGGGCCTGGAAGGAGCACTACGGGGGGCGCATCCTGGAACAGCTCAAACGTCTGGGCGCCTCGTGCGACTGGGAACGCGAGCGGTTCACCATGGACCCCGGATGCTCGCGGGCGGTGCGCCGCGTCTTCGTCCACCTCTACCGGAAGGGGCTCATCTACCAGGGCGACTACATCGTCCACTGGTGCCCCCGGTGCCAGACCACCCTCTCGGACATCGAGGTGGAGCACGAGGAGGAGCAGGGGCACCTGTGGACCCTGCGCTACCCGGCCGCCGACGGTGAGGGCGAGATCCAGGTGGCGACCACCCGCCCCGAGACGATGCTAGGCGACACGGGGGTTGCGGTCCACCCCGGGGACGAGCGCTACCGGGCGTGGTTGGCCCGCACCGTGCGCCTGCCCCTGATGGACCGGGAGATCCCGGTGGTGGCCGACGAGGCGGTGGATCCTTCCTTCGGGACGGGTGCCGTGAAGGTGACGCCTGCGCACGATCCCACCGATTTCGAAATCGGCCGGCGCCACGGCCTGCCCCGGGTGCAGGTGATCGGCCGGGATGCCCGGATGAGCCCGGAGGCCGGCCGCTTCCAGGGGCTCAGTCGGGACGAGGCTCGCCAGGCGGTGCTCGAGGCGCTGCGCGAAGGCGGCTACCTGGTGGAAGAGAAGGCGATCCGGCACGCTCCGGGCCGCTGCTACCGGTGCGGCACGGTGGTGGAGCCGCTGGTCTCGCGCCAGTGGTTCGTGCGGATGAGGCCCCTGGCCGAGCCCGCCATCCGGGCGGTGGAAGAGGGCCGGGTGCGCTTCGTGCCCGATCACTTCACCCGCATGTACCTCAGCTGGATGGAGAACGTGCGGGACTGGTGCATCTCCCGCCAGCTCTGGTGGGGACACCGCATCCCCGTCTGGACCTGCCGGGCGTGCGGGGAGTCGAGCGCGTCCGAGGAAGACCTGGAGCGTTGCCCCCGCTGCGGGTCGGACCGGCTGGAACAGGACCCCGACGTGCTGGACACCTGGTTCAGCTCGGCCCTGTGGCCCTTCGAGACCCTGGGCTGGCCCGAGGAGACGCCCGAGCTGCGGCGCTTCTACCCCACGAGCCTCCTGGTGACCGGCTACGAGATCATCTTCTTCTGGGTGGCCCGGATGATCGTCATGGGGCTGGAGTTCACGGGCCGGCCGCCCTTCCCCACGGTGCTCATCCACGGCATCGTGCGGGACAGCCTGGGCCGCAAGATGAGCAAGTCCCTGGGCAACGGCGTGGACCCGCTGGACGTGATCGATCGGTACGGCGCCGACGCCCTTCGCCTGAGCCTGGTCCAAGGCGTGGGGCCGGGGAACGACTTCCGTTTCCGCACCGACCGGGTGGAGGCGGCCCGCAACTTCGCCAACAAGGTGTGGAACGCCTCCCGCTTCGCCATCATGAACCTGGCGGACGCGGACCCCGCTACGCTGCTCGGGACCGGGGGGACCCCGGACCAGGCGGACCCGGCCGCCCTGCGGGCGCGCCTGCCCCTGGCCCGCACGGACCGCTGGATCCTGGCCCGCTACCAGTGGGCCGCCTCCGAGGTGCACCGGCACCTGGAGCGCCTCGATCCGGGCGAGGCGGCGCAGGTGCTCTACGACTTCATCTGGGGCGACCTCTGCGATGCCTACATCGAGCTGGTGAAACCCCGCCTCTATCGGAAAGAGGATGCGGATGAGGCCTCCCCGCCGGGAGCCTCCCCGGGAGACGAACGGGACGGCGCAGGGACCTCCCCGGCACCCTCCGGCCGCAACAGGTGGGACGACCGGGCCGCGGCCCAGGCCACCCTCTTCACGGTGCTGGACGGGAGCCTCCGGCTCCTCCATCCCTTCATGCCCTTCCTCACCGAGGAGATCTGGCAACGTCTGCCCGTCCACGGTGAGACCCTCTCCCGGGCGTCATGGCCCGAGCCCAGGGGCCTGGAGGACCCCGAGGCGGAGGAGCAGGTGGGGCGGGCTCTGGAGGTGATCCGGGCCATCCGGAACCTGCGGGCCGAGCGGGGCGTGGAACCGGCCCGCCGCATCCGGGCGGTGCTGCGGGCGGAGCCCCCGGTCCGGAAGGCTCTCGCTGACCTCCGGGCGGAGATCGCTTCCCTGGCCCGGCTCGAACGGCTGGACCTGACGGGCCCGGATCAGGCGCCCTTGGGCCCTGGCCCGCACGCCACCCCCGGAGACGGCCAGGCCCTCACCGCGGTCGCGAGCGGCGTGGAGGTCTTCCTGCCCCTGGCCGATCTGGTGGACGTGGGCGCGGAGCGCCGGCGTCTGGAGAAGGAGCTGGCCGAGGCCCGGGCGGCGGTGGAGCGCTCGCGGGCCATCCTCGACCGGCCCGGCTTCCGGGAGAAGGCCCCCCAGCGGGTGGTGCAGCAGGAGGAGGGCCGGCTGGCTGAAGCCGCGGAAAGGGAAGCGAAGCTCCTTCAACAGATCGGCGAGCTGGAGCGGGTGGAGGGGCGCCGGTGA
- a CDS encoding SPOR domain-containing protein, with the protein MRADSRGAARRTVRKRRAIPFRVQVGLVALAALALGYGLGYYAIAMLTMPPASAGEATVSAPRPAPSPGAGSEAPAETRDQASTPVPASSEAGAGGTGQTRPEAARPATAPPAGSGLYRVQVGSFSERERAQVLVEELKSKGFEASITSGPPYRVQAGAFRSADGANQRLQALREAGYPQAFVSSQ; encoded by the coding sequence ATGAGGGCAGACAGCCGTGGGGCCGCGAGGCGGACGGTGCGCAAGCGCCGGGCCATTCCCTTCCGGGTGCAGGTTGGGCTCGTGGCGCTGGCCGCCCTGGCCCTGGGCTACGGACTGGGTTACTACGCCATCGCCATGCTCACCATGCCGCCGGCCTCGGCGGGCGAAGCGACCGTCTCCGCCCCCCGCCCGGCGCCGTCGCCTGGGGCGGGCAGCGAGGCGCCCGCAGAGACCCGGGACCAGGCAAGCACGCCCGTACCGGCTTCCTCAGAGGCAGGGGCCGGCGGGACCGGGCAGACCCGACCGGAGGCCGCGCGCCCCGCCACCGCCCCGCCGGCGGGGAGCGGGCTCTACCGGGTGCAGGTGGGCTCCTTCTCCGAGCGGGAGCGGGCGCAGGTCCTGGTCGAGGAGCTGAAGTCGAAGGGCTTCGAGGCCAGCATCACCTCGGGGCCGCCCTACCGGGTGCAGGCGGGGGCGTTCCGCAGCGCCGACGGTGCCAACCAGCGCCTGCAGGCGCTGCGCGAGGCGGGCTATCCCCAGGCCTTCGTCAGCTCGCAATGA
- a CDS encoding Fur family transcriptional regulator has protein sequence MDERVRAFREMLAERGYRVTPQRVGIYEYLAQTDRHPSAEEIYRALQERYPTMSPATVYKTLDLLVDLGLVGELAIGGEMTRYDGSPGLHLNMVCVQCRRIYDLSVEGLESAGRAAREQGGFQVLRERHEVYGICPTCQEAERHPQEVG, from the coding sequence ATGGACGAGCGGGTTCGTGCCTTCCGGGAGATGCTGGCCGAGCGAGGCTATCGGGTGACGCCCCAGCGGGTGGGGATCTACGAGTACCTCGCCCAGACGGACCGGCACCCCAGCGCCGAGGAGATCTACCGCGCCCTGCAGGAACGCTATCCGACCATGAGCCCCGCCACCGTCTACAAGACCCTGGACCTCCTGGTGGATCTGGGGCTGGTGGGCGAGCTGGCTATCGGCGGCGAGATGACCCGGTACGACGGCAGCCCCGGCCTCCACCTGAACATGGTCTGCGTGCAGTGCCGGCGCATCTACGATCTGTCGGTGGAGGGGCTGGAGTCGGCGGGCAGGGCCGCCCGGGAGCAGGGTGGGTTCCAGGTCCTGCGCGAGCGTCATGAGGTCTACGGGATCTGCCCTACGTGCCAGGAAGCGGAGCGTCACCCGCAGGAGGTGGGCTGA
- a CDS encoding diguanylate cyclase encodes MPDDFQTLLHDVEATLDRLRREFERLQHLILTDELTGLYNRRYLELRLEEELNRARRYERPFSLVFLDLDGFKDVNEQFGHPAGDRLLMELAEVLRESARTMDIAVRHGGEEFLLLLPETDAEAALRVGRRLQRQVEARGFLGGRLHITLSGGVASYPTDGDDGRTLVERADLALRIAKRQGKNRVVCATEVGAAPGGSPVAPPVAEAAPDVEEAAAGSDEPAVPIPVVPGFRAGQALPACFWTADRPLVVRGLLGREPGEQAGSQRYRFDTDHGPQLIEHRRDGWFWLAGLEASLDTRERLPVE; translated from the coding sequence ATGCCAGACGATTTCCAGACCCTGCTCCACGACGTGGAGGCGACGCTGGACCGTCTTCGCCGCGAGTTCGAACGCCTGCAGCACCTCATCCTCACCGACGAGCTCACGGGCCTCTACAACCGCCGGTACCTGGAGTTGCGGCTGGAGGAGGAGTTGAACCGGGCCCGGCGGTACGAGAGGCCGTTCAGCCTGGTCTTCCTCGACCTGGACGGGTTCAAGGACGTGAACGAGCAGTTCGGACACCCCGCTGGCGACCGCCTCCTGATGGAGTTGGCCGAGGTCCTGCGCGAGAGCGCGCGCACCATGGACATCGCCGTCCGCCACGGGGGCGAGGAGTTCCTGCTCCTGCTGCCCGAGACGGATGCAGAGGCAGCCTTGCGCGTGGGGCGGCGCCTCCAGCGCCAGGTGGAGGCGCGGGGCTTCCTGGGCGGCCGGCTGCACATCACGCTCAGTGGCGGTGTGGCCAGCTACCCCACCGACGGTGACGACGGGCGGACGCTGGTGGAACGTGCGGACCTGGCCCTGCGGATCGCCAAGCGGCAGGGGAAGAACCGGGTCGTTTGCGCCACGGAGGTGGGTGCCGCGCCGGGAGGCTCCCCGGTAGCCCCCCCGGTGGCAGAGGCAGCGCCTGACGTTGAGGAGGCGGCGGCTGGTTCGGACGAGCCGGCGGTCCCTATTCCCGTGGTGCCGGGCTTCCGGGCCGGGCAAGCGTTGCCCGCCTGCTTCTGGACCGCGGACCGGCCGCTGGTGGTGCGGGGGCTCCTGGGGCGGGAGCCCGGCGAACAGGCGGGTTCCCAGCGGTACCGCTTCGACACCGACCACGGGCCCCAGCTCATCGAGCACCGTCGCGACGGATGGTTCTGGCTTGCCGGGCTCGAGGCGTCCCTTGACACCCGGGAGCGCTTGCCGGTAGAATAG
- the spoIID gene encoding stage II sporulation protein D: MRRLSDSTVRLRTIARGWYRPALGWAALAGLVLGLGLAVLAALWPPLPELGGPPVALWRSDLGRVVQIPLEAYVAGAVAGEVPVTFHPEAIKAQAVASRTLAVRRLQEQAAGGTATITDQAARDQAWSSPEVLKRRWGWWRYPFAWRKVAEAVLATRGLILTYQGAPIFAAFHSTSGGQTEAAENVWQEPLPYLVSQPDPYGDRGPFARTERFVDRAQLAGRLGPLEWRGEAPPLKIAGRHPSGRVSRFAYGSRVYTGREVREALNLPSTWFDVTWEGTGARFVVRGFGHGVGMSQYGADGLAQAGRSYEEILSHYYPGTALETWAGR; this comes from the coding sequence ATGAGGCGCCTCTCCGACTCCACCGTCCGGCTCCGCACCATCGCCCGCGGGTGGTACCGGCCTGCCTTGGGCTGGGCGGCGCTGGCGGGGCTCGTTCTGGGCCTGGGCCTGGCGGTCCTTGCTGCGCTCTGGCCGCCCCTGCCCGAGCTGGGCGGGCCCCCGGTCGCGCTCTGGCGCAGCGACCTGGGGCGGGTCGTGCAGATCCCCCTGGAGGCCTACGTGGCGGGCGCGGTGGCGGGCGAGGTGCCCGTCACCTTCCACCCTGAGGCGATCAAGGCCCAGGCGGTCGCCTCGCGGACCCTGGCGGTCCGTCGCCTGCAGGAGCAGGCGGCGGGCGGTACGGCGACCATCACGGACCAGGCCGCGCGGGACCAGGCCTGGAGCTCCCCTGAGGTTCTCAAGCGTCGCTGGGGCTGGTGGCGCTACCCCTTCGCCTGGAGGAAGGTGGCCGAGGCCGTGCTGGCGACGCGCGGTCTGATCCTCACGTACCAGGGAGCACCCATCTTCGCGGCCTTCCACAGCACCAGCGGCGGGCAGACCGAGGCGGCGGAGAACGTCTGGCAGGAGCCGCTCCCCTACCTGGTAAGCCAGCCGGATCCCTATGGGGACCGGGGACCCTTTGCCCGCACCGAGCGCTTCGTGGACCGGGCCCAGCTTGCGGGGCGGCTCGGACCCCTGGAGTGGCGGGGAGAGGCGCCCCCGCTGAAGATCGCGGGGCGTCATCCCTCGGGGCGGGTGAGCCGCTTCGCCTACGGCTCCAGGGTTTACACGGGGCGCGAGGTCCGGGAGGCGCTGAACCTGCCCTCCACCTGGTTCGACGTGACCTGGGAGGGCACGGGCGCCCGCTTCGTCGTCCGGGGGTTCGGCCACGGCGTGGGGATGTCCCAGTACGGCGCCGACGGCCTGGCCCAGGCCGGCCGGAGCTACGAGGAGATCCTGTCGCACTACTATCCCGGCACTGCCCTGGAAACGTGGGCCGGCCGCTGA
- a CDS encoding heme ABC transporter ATP-binding protein, with the protein MRAPLPDTPVLSIDDLTGGYGTAPVLRHLSLGLQRGELAALIGPNGSGKSTLLRAITGRVRSSAGTIRLFGRPLAVWPVAELARRVAVVAQEEPVPFTFRVDEVVAMGRSPHLKRFQREREGDREAVRRAMERAGVRVLADRPFSELSGGERQRVILARALAQEPALLLLDEPTSHLDIGHQVEVLDLLAGLCHAGGMTVLAVLHDLNLASLYAPRLILLDRGQVVADGPPSQVLAAPVLERVYGTRVILGRHPAAEAPAVHLLPLRAAGVPAPGNGLPGEGTA; encoded by the coding sequence GTGCGCGCTCCCCTCCCCGATACGCCGGTGCTGTCCATCGATGACCTTACGGGCGGGTACGGCACGGCTCCGGTCCTGCGGCATCTCTCCCTCGGACTCCAGCGCGGCGAGCTTGCGGCCCTGATCGGACCCAACGGCTCGGGCAAGTCCACCCTGCTGCGGGCGATTACCGGCAGGGTAAGGTCCAGCGCGGGCACGATCCGCCTCTTCGGCCGGCCCCTGGCCGTCTGGCCCGTCGCCGAGCTGGCGCGGCGGGTGGCGGTGGTGGCCCAGGAAGAGCCGGTGCCCTTCACGTTCCGGGTGGACGAGGTGGTGGCCATGGGGCGAAGCCCTCACCTGAAGCGCTTCCAGCGGGAGCGGGAAGGGGACCGAGAGGCCGTGCGCCGCGCCATGGAGCGGGCGGGGGTACGGGTCCTGGCGGACCGGCCCTTCAGCGAGCTCTCGGGCGGTGAGCGCCAGCGGGTGATCCTGGCCCGGGCGCTCGCGCAGGAACCGGCGCTCCTCCTCCTGGACGAGCCCACCAGCCACCTGGACATCGGCCACCAGGTGGAGGTCCTGGACCTCCTGGCCGGGCTCTGCCACGCCGGCGGCATGACGGTGCTGGCCGTCCTCCACGACCTGAACCTGGCAAGTCTCTACGCGCCGCGGCTGATCCTCCTGGATCGGGGACAGGTGGTGGCCGACGGACCGCCCTCCCAAGTCCTGGCCGCCCCGGTGCTGGAGCGGGTGTACGGCACCCGGGTGATCCTGGGGCGGCACCCGGCGGCGGAGGCCCCGGCCGTTCACCTGCTGCCCCTGCGCGCGGCGGGCGTGCCGGCGCCGGGGAATGGGCTGCCCGGCGAGGGAACCGCGTGA
- a CDS encoding bifunctional folylpolyglutamate synthase/dihydrofolate synthase has protein sequence MTGNEPVAAGGTEGTAAAERALAYLADLARFGARPGLERIAYLAERLGNPHRAFRSVHVAGTNGKGSTATAVAAALRAAGARVGLYTSPHLIRFHERIQVDGEPIDDESLAAGVERIRPWAEEAAADPAVGRPTQFEVGTALAFDHFARKGVEWAVLEVGLGGRWDATNLVTPELSVITPIGHDHVEVLGGSLEAIAAEKAGIIKPGRPVVLAPQPPGALEVLEARAAEMGSPVERVAEGPSGEAFTYRLLDASLAGTRFRLETPWRTSLELELPLAGPHQAANGATAAAAVLLLAPELAAGAGPPAGAPSPNEPAGRRALDEAAARWLAEGWRGLRWPGRLEVLRGERVILDGAHNPEGAQALARALVSLFPSSPRGGAVPGPDPGVPALFLVFGCLSDKAVEPMLQALAPLAAGVVATRPRESRTPPAAPASLAALAGRFTERVWSADDALDALRLADGLRGPRDWICVCGSLYLVGEVKARLGAGEVWFRGRSAGKAREV, from the coding sequence GTGACGGGGAACGAACCGGTGGCCGCCGGCGGCACCGAGGGGACCGCGGCCGCGGAGCGGGCCCTGGCCTACCTGGCCGACTTGGCCCGCTTCGGTGCCCGTCCGGGGCTGGAGCGGATCGCCTACCTGGCCGAGCGGTTGGGAAACCCCCACCGGGCCTTCCGCAGCGTGCACGTGGCGGGCACCAACGGCAAGGGGTCCACGGCGACGGCGGTGGCCGCGGCGCTCCGGGCCGCCGGGGCCCGGGTGGGCCTCTACACCTCACCCCACCTGATCCGCTTCCACGAGCGGATCCAGGTGGACGGCGAGCCCATCGACGACGAGTCCCTGGCGGCGGGGGTGGAGCGGATCCGCCCCTGGGCCGAGGAGGCGGCGGCCGATCCGGCGGTGGGGCGGCCGACCCAGTTCGAGGTGGGCACGGCCCTGGCCTTCGATCACTTTGCCCGGAAGGGCGTGGAGTGGGCGGTACTGGAGGTGGGTCTGGGCGGCCGCTGGGACGCCACCAACCTGGTGACCCCCGAGCTGTCGGTGATCACCCCCATCGGCCACGACCACGTGGAGGTACTGGGCGGGAGCCTGGAGGCCATCGCCGCCGAGAAGGCCGGCATCATCAAGCCGGGGAGGCCCGTGGTCCTCGCGCCGCAACCGCCCGGGGCGCTGGAGGTGCTCGAGGCCCGGGCGGCCGAGATGGGTTCGCCCGTGGAACGCGTGGCGGAGGGGCCGTCCGGAGAGGCCTTCACGTACCGCCTCCTGGACGCCAGCCTCGCCGGTACCCGTTTCCGGCTGGAAACGCCGTGGCGCACGAGCCTGGAGCTGGAGCTGCCCCTGGCCGGACCCCACCAGGCCGCCAACGGGGCCACGGCCGCGGCCGCGGTCCTGCTGTTGGCCCCCGAGCTCGCGGCGGGTGCGGGCCCGCCCGCGGGTGCGCCTTCGCCCAACGAACCGGCCGGCCGCCGGGCGCTGGACGAGGCGGCGGCCCGGTGGCTCGCGGAAGGGTGGCGCGGCCTGCGCTGGCCGGGGCGGCTGGAGGTGCTTCGCGGGGAGCGGGTGATCCTGGACGGGGCCCACAATCCCGAGGGTGCCCAGGCCTTGGCCCGAGCGCTCGTCTCGCTCTTCCCCTCGTCGCCCCGAGGCGGCGCGGTGCCGGGCCCAGACCCCGGGGTGCCGGCGCTCTTCCTGGTCTTCGGATGCCTCTCGGACAAGGCGGTGGAGCCTATGCTGCAGGCGCTGGCGCCTCTGGCCGCGGGGGTGGTGGCCACCCGGCCGCGGGAGAGCCGTACCCCACCTGCGGCGCCCGCAAGCCTGGCGGCCCTGGCCGGCCGCTTCACCGAACGGGTGTGGTCCGCGGACGACGCCCTGGACGCCCTGCGGCTGGCGGACGGGCTGCGCGGCCCGAGGGACTGGATCTGCGTCTGCGGCTCCCTCTACCTGGTGGGAGAGGTGAAGGCCAGGCTCGGGGCGGGGGAAGTATGGTTCCGCGGAAGGAGCGCCGGGAAGGCCAGGGAAGTATGA
- a CDS encoding Fur family transcriptional regulator has protein sequence MHDPIDHVRDRLGRQDQRLTPQRETVLRVLLEHANEHLTAEEVYLEARGAAPDLGMATVYRTLDLFERLGVVHRLDAGQGVARYEFRPEGEGHYHHHLICLECGRILEFERDLLEPVERAVEKETGFLVIDHSLLLFGLCPDCRRTGPDAPSQGASPPRPDVGERDPGASPGASS, from the coding sequence GTGCACGATCCCATCGATCACGTCCGCGACCGGCTGGGCCGGCAGGATCAGCGCCTCACCCCGCAACGCGAGACCGTCCTGCGGGTCCTGCTCGAGCACGCCAACGAGCACCTCACCGCGGAGGAGGTCTACCTGGAGGCTCGCGGCGCCGCCCCGGACCTGGGGATGGCCACCGTCTACCGGACCCTCGACCTCTTCGAGCGGCTCGGAGTCGTGCACCGGCTGGACGCCGGCCAGGGCGTGGCCCGCTACGAGTTCCGGCCCGAAGGCGAGGGCCACTACCACCACCACCTGATCTGCCTGGAGTGCGGCCGGATCCTGGAGTTCGAGCGGGACCTGCTCGAACCCGTCGAGCGGGCGGTGGAGAAGGAGACGGGTTTTCTGGTGATCGATCACTCGCTGCTCCTCTTCGGCCTCTGTCCCGACTGCCGCCGTACCGGGCCAGATGCACCGTCCCAAGGCGCCTCGCCGCCCCGGCCGGACGTCGGCGAGCGGGATCCGGGGGCTTCACCCGGAGCCTCCTCCTGA
- a CDS encoding FecCD family ABC transporter permease has product MSTPAPESPGGLQGSGSSRRLRPGSALAAAALLLAGVALVSAALGPAGIGPLTLLQMVGARLSLGPVETPWPQSYEAIFFQVRLPRVVLGALIGAALGVAGTTLQGLFRNPMADPYILGVSGGASVGAVLALTLAGRAPWLGFQAVPGAALLFALTTVALVYRLARVREEVPMTGLLLAGVAVSALCSALVSLVLTLNRKSAETAIFWLMGSLSGASWREVAVVTPYFAAGALLAMVHARELNLLLLGEEAAYHLGVEPERVKRRLLFTASVMAAAAVSVSGVIGFVGLIVPHAVRLVMGPDHRLLIPVAGLMGATLLVASDTLARMLLSPVELPVGVVTALAGVPFFLWLLRRHRASLV; this is encoded by the coding sequence GTGAGCACGCCGGCCCCGGAAAGCCCGGGCGGGTTGCAGGGGTCCGGGTCGAGCCGCCGCCTTCGGCCTGGGAGCGCCCTGGCTGCGGCCGCCCTCCTCCTGGCGGGGGTTGCGCTGGTCTCGGCCGCGCTGGGGCCGGCCGGCATCGGACCCCTGACCCTGCTCCAGATGGTGGGAGCCCGGTTGAGTCTGGGGCCGGTGGAGACCCCGTGGCCCCAGAGCTACGAGGCCATTTTCTTCCAGGTGCGGCTGCCCCGGGTGGTGTTGGGGGCGCTGATCGGGGCGGCGTTGGGGGTGGCGGGCACGACCCTGCAGGGCCTCTTTCGGAACCCCATGGCCGACCCCTACATCCTGGGCGTCTCAGGTGGAGCCTCGGTGGGGGCGGTGCTTGCGCTCACCCTGGCCGGCCGGGCGCCTTGGCTGGGGTTCCAGGCGGTCCCGGGGGCCGCCCTCCTCTTCGCCTTGACGACCGTGGCGCTCGTCTACCGTCTGGCCCGGGTGCGGGAAGAGGTTCCCATGACCGGGCTGCTCCTGGCGGGGGTCGCGGTCTCGGCCCTCTGCTCGGCCCTGGTCTCGCTCGTCCTCACCCTGAACCGCAAGAGCGCCGAGACCGCCATCTTCTGGCTCATGGGGAGCCTCTCGGGGGCGAGCTGGCGGGAGGTGGCCGTGGTCACGCCCTACTTCGCCGCGGGCGCCCTGCTGGCCATGGTGCACGCCCGCGAGCTGAACCTGCTCCTCCTGGGTGAGGAGGCTGCCTACCACCTGGGCGTGGAACCGGAGCGGGTGAAGCGAAGGCTGCTCTTCACCGCCTCGGTGATGGCCGCGGCTGCGGTCTCGGTGAGCGGGGTGATCGGCTTCGTGGGGCTCATCGTGCCCCACGCGGTCCGGCTGGTGATGGGACCGGACCACCGGCTCCTGATCCCCGTCGCGGGGCTGATGGGAGCCACCCTCCTGGTGGCCAGCGACACCTTGGCCCGGATGCTGCTCAGCCCCGTGGAGCTGCCGGTGGGCGTGGTCACCGCCCTGGCGGGCGTGCCCTTCTTCCTCTGGCTGCTGAGGAGGCACCGGGCTTCCCTGGTGTGA